A section of the Castanea sativa cultivar Marrone di Chiusa Pesio chromosome 12, ASM4071231v1 genome encodes:
- the LOC142618876 gene encoding mogroside I-E synthase-like: MEKETNNAYKAHCLVLSYPTQGHLNPMLEFSKRLEHKGVKVTLVTTRSMSKTIHKEASFIALETISDGFDEGGIAHAESIQAYLERFWQVGSQTLAELLEKLSSSGNPVDCIVYDAFLPWALDVAKKFGLVGAVFFTQSCAVHNIYYHVNKGLLKLPLSEAEILLPGLPPVQPQDMPSLIYDLITYPAVTDMLVSQFSNVDKADWVLCNPLYELEPEVVDWMTKIWPLRTIGPTIPSMYLDKRIEDDKEYGFCIFKPNSDACMKWLNNHPKGSVVYVSFGSLAALNAEQTEELAWGLRMSNSYFLWVVRASEEAKLPKNFVEETSEKGLVVHWCPQLEVLTHEAVGCFVTHCGWNSTLEALSLGVPMVAVPQWTDQPTNAKYIMDVWKMGLKAPADEKGLVKREAIENCIREIMEGERGKETVKNAYKWKTLAKEAVDQGGSSDKNIEEFVTKLVHS; this comes from the exons ATGGAGAAGGAAACGAATAATGCCTACAAAGCTCATTGTTTGGTGTTATCCTATCCAACCCAAGGCCACCTTAATCCTATGCTTGAGTTCTCCAAGCGTTTGGAGCACAAAGGAGTGAAAGTTACTCTAGTTACCACACGCTCCATGTCCAAAACCATTCACAAAGAAGCCAGCTTCATTGCCCTAGAGACCATCTCTGATGGCTTTGATGAAGGTGGGATTGCTCATGCAGAGAGCATCCAGGCCTATTTGGAGCGATTTTGGCAAGTGGGGTCACAAACTCTGGCTGAGCTCCTTGAGAAGCTTTCTAGTTCAGGCAACCCTGTTGATTGTATTGTTTATGATGCTTTCTTACCTTGGGCTCTTGACGTAGCCAAAAAGTTTGGCTTAGTTGGTGCTGTGTTTTTCACTCAATCTTGTGCTGTTCATAATATATACTACCATGTTAATAAAGGGTTGCTGAAACTCCCTCTTTCAGAGGCAGAAATTTTGCTTCCTGGGTTGCCACCAGTTCAACCCCAAGACATGCCATCTTTGATTTATGATTTAATCACCTATCCAGCTGTCACTGATATGCTTGTGAGTCAATTTTCCAATGTTGATAAAGCTGATTGGGTCCTTTGCAACCCGTTATATGAGCTGGAGCCAGAG GTAGTGGATTGGATGACGAAGATATGGCCATTGAGAACTATAGGACCAACCATACCATCTATGTACTTAGACAAGCGGATTGAAGATGACAAAGAATATGGTTTCTGCATCTTCAAACCAAACAGCGATGCTTGCATGAAATGGCTAAATAATCATCCAAAAGGGTCGGTTGTATATGTATCTTTCGGGAGTTTAGCCGCTCTTAATGCTGAGCAAACGGAAGAACTAGCTTGGGGTTTGAGAATGAGCAACAGCTACTTCTTGTGGGTGGTAAGAGCATCTGAAGAGGCAAAGCTCCCCAAAAACTTTGTGGAAGAGACTTCAGAGAAAGGACTTGTGGTTCATTGGTGTCCCCAGCTCGAGGTATTAACACATGAGGCAGTGGGATGCTTTGTGACACATTGTGGATGGAACTCTACTTTGGAAGCTCTTAGCTTGGGTGTTCCAATGGTTGCAGTGCCACAATGGACAGATCAACCGACAAATGCAAAGTATATTATGGATGTTTGGAAGATGGGACTTAAAGCTCCAGCCGATGAGAAAGGGTTAGTCAAGAGAGAAGCAATAGAAAATTGCATAAGGGAAATAATGGAAGgggagagagggaaagagactGTGAAAAATGCATACAAATGGAAGACATTGGCCAAAGAAGCTGTTGACCAAGGTGGAAGTTCTGATAAAAACATTGAAGAGTTTGTAACTAAGTTGGTTCACTCCTAA